The DNA window TTCGTTGAAACCGGCTGTCAGAAACGGCGTTTCCATGTCTGGAAGCCAGTTTCAGGAGTTACACCATGGATAACGATCGCACCGAAGGCAGCATGAAGAACATCAAGGGCCGCCTCAAGGAAGGTCTCGGCAAGGCTCTGGGCGATTCGAAGATGGAAACCGAAGGCAAGATGGATAAGGCCGAGGGCAAGATCCAGAACACCGTCGGCGGCATCAAGGACTCGCTGCGCAAGAGCACCTGATTACTGCACAGGCATTTCGGTCGGCCCGGCGTCTCGCCGGGCCGCCTCATTCAGGATGACCCGCCTTGCGGATCAGAAATCTGATCCGGGAGGCGTCCTGCGTTTGCTCCTCCAGAATGTCGCCGGTCTCGCGGATCAGATTGGGGACGTCGATACCAGCCAACGGGTCGGTGCAGACCACACGCAGCTTTTCGCCGGGCGCCATGCCGAGCAGAGCCTTTCGCGTGCGCAGGACCGGCAGCGGGCATTTCAGTCCGGAAAGATCGAGTTCGGTCATCGCCTCCGCTCCTGCTGCAGCAAAACCTTCGCGGTTACCCAATCATCCGGCGTGTTGATGTTGAAGAAGGGATCGCGCGGCTCGGTGTGCCAGGAGGCTTCGGCATATCCATGACGCTTCGCCCAATCTCGGATGCTGCGTATGTCGCTTTTCACAAGCATCTCGCGCAGGTCTTGCCGGAGGGAGATCGGCCAGAGCCCGACGGCGAAATGCAGCTGTTCGCCCGATGACGCGCAAGCCAGAGTATGCCTGGATTCGCCGCGCGCCTCATGCAGGCGCCCCACGAGATCGGACGGGACGAAGGGCGTATCGGCCGGAACGCTGACTACCCATTCGACGCCCGGGCGGTGGGCCTGGGTCCATTCGAGAGCCGTCAGGATGCCTGCCAGGGGCCCGAGATGCCCGGCTACCGAATCCGTCACGACAGGGAAGGGCAGGGTTCCGAAGCGCCGGGGTTCGCCATTCGCGTTGACGATGAGGCTCTCGCATTGCGGGGCGAGGCGCTGCGCCACGTATTCGAGGAGCGTGAGACCCTCGAACGCTAGCAGAACCTTGTCCTGGCCGCCCATGCGCCGCGAAAGGCCTCCCGCGAGAACGACCCCGACAGTCGGCGGCATCGTGGCGGCCCCGCTCATTCGATCACGATGCGGGGAGCCGGCCTGGCTGTGGCGCCCCCCGTGAGCGCAGTCCAGATCTGCCGTGCCATGTCCTTGTAGATACCGGCATGCGGACCATCCGGATCGGCCACGACGACGGGCCGGCCCGAATCGGACAACTCGCGGATCGTCATGGTCAGTGGAACTTCGCCGAGGAAGGGGACGTCCAGACGCCTGGCCTCCTCACGCGCTCCGCCATGGCCGAAGATGTGGGAGCTCTGGCCGCAATGCGGACAGATGAAGGTCGCCATGTTCTCGACGATGCCGAGGATCGGGATCTCCACCCGCTTGAACATCGACACCCCGCGTCGGGCATCGATGAGGGCGAGGTCCTGCGGCGTCGACACAATTACGGCGCCGGCCAGCGGCGTAGCCTGCGCCATGGTGAGCTGCGCATCGCCGGTGCCCGGGGGCATGTCGACCACGAGCACGTCGAGATCACCCCAGGCGACCTCCCGCAGCATCTGGGTAATGGCCGACATCACCATCGGTCCGCGCCAGATCATGGCCGCTTCCTCCTCGACCAGGAAGCCGATCGACATGACCTTCAGCCCAAAGGCTTCCATCGGTTCGAGAACGCGGTTCTCGAGCAGGCGCGGCTTGCCGTGGATGCCGAGGAGCTTCGGCACCGAGGGGCCGTAGATGTCCGCATCGAGCAGGCCGACCTTCAGCCCGAGGGCCTTCAGGCCGAGAGCCAGGTTGCAGGCCGTCGTGGACTTGCCGACGCCACCCTTGCCGGACGCGACCGCGATCACATGCTGCACGCCGGGAATGCGCTGATTCCTGGGCTGGGCCGCCGCTCGCGGCCGCTGCGGGGCGGCCGGGGAAGGAGATGCGCCGGAACCGGAGGGCCGGTCGGCTGTGAGGCTAGCGAAGACGCCCTTCACGGACGGCAGGCCCTGCACGGCCGTGACGGCGGCCTGCCGCACCTGCTCCATGGCGGCGGCTTCCGATGGATCGATGGTGATGGAGAACATGACGCGGCTCGCATCGTCCACCACCACGTCCGACAGCCGTCCCGAGGCGACGAGGTTGGTTCCGCCGGCGTCGACCATGACGGTCGACAGGGCCTGCAGCACATGCTCACGGGTAATGGCCACGATGTCGTCTCCTGATGGCTCCGAGGATTCTGCCCTTCATGTATAGGTCCGGAGCCTGCGCGTTAAGGCCATCGATGGCGGCCAGGGTGCATATCCCGAACCAAACTGCACCTTGTCCGTTGTTCACCCGATCCCTCGGGAGCCGGCCCGGCCGGCCGCGTCACTGCCTTGGCTGATCAATCCCGAGTGCCTGCCACATACGATCGAGGAGACGACGATGCACCAACACGGCCATAACGATCCGAATGCCGGGAAGCTCTATGACCTGATCAAGGACGTGAAGATCGCCATGATGACCACCGTCGACACGGACGGTACCTTGCACAGCAGGCCCATGCACAGCCAGGAGGCGGACGAGCACGGGGATCTCTGGTTCTTCACCCAGATCCAATCGCCCAAGACGACGGAACTCTCCCGCGACAACGAGGTCAACCTCGCCTATGCCGATCCGAGCAGCCAGACCTATGTGTCGGTGACAGGACGGGCCGAGATCGTGCGCGACAAGGCGACGATCGAGGAGAAATGGTCGGAGCCTCTGCGGGCGTGGTTCCCGAAGGGCGTGGACGATCCGCAGATCGCCCTGATCCGCGTTCACCCGGCCAAGGGCGAATACTGGGACAGTCCCTCGTCGACCCTGGTGCATCTCTACGGCTATGCGAAGGCTGCCATCACCGGTCAGCCGCCCCATCCTGGCGATCAGGCGAAGGTCAATCTGAGCTGAGGTTTCGCTGCAGCGCGACAGTCTCGGGGCCGCACGCGGCCCCTTTTCTTTGGCTTGATTCTATCTACCTTTACGGAAGAAGCTTAGGTATGTTTGAGCAACGAAGACAATACGGAAAAAACCGTTCGTCGTAATCAAGAACAGGCCTTGGGGGCGGTCTTAGGGAGGAAACAATGAAGTTCGTCCTGCTTGCCGCAGTTTCGATTGTTGCTTTCGCGTCCTCGAGTTTCGCTCAGCCTGCCACCCAATCGCCGACAGGCAATCTCGAGAAGCTGACGTCGTTCCAGAGCACGGGAACCACCGAGCCGCGACCCATCGCGCAGGAGGGGCGTCGCGCCGATGCCATTCGGAAGAACCTCGAGAAAATCCAGTTGCCGGCCGGTTTCAAGATCGATCTTTATGCGATCGTGCCCGATGCGCGCCACATGGCGGTCGGCCCCAATGCCGGCGTGGTCTTCGTCGGAACCCGCAAGAACAACGTCTATGTCGTGACAGATCGCGACAAGGATCGCGTCGCCGACGAGGTCAAGCAGTTCGCCCCGTCCGTCGCGTTCAAGATTCCCAACGGCGTCTGCTTCTCGCGTGACGGGATGCTTTATGTCGCCGAGCAGAACCGAGTGCTGCAATTCCCGGCCGCCGAGTTCTTCTATGAAGGACCGGATGTCGCGGCCTTCGTGGTCGCCAAGCAGGGAGACCTCATCCCGCCGTCGGAGGAAAGCTTCAACCATACGGCCCGCGTCTGCCGGGTCGGGCCCGACAACAAGCTCTATATCGCGCTCGGCCAGCCCTTCAACGTACCGGCGAAAGACAAGCTCGACCTCTACAAGCGGACAGGCATCGGCGGCATCATCCGCATGGATCAGGACGGCAAGAACCGCGAGGTCTATGCGACGGGCATCCGCAACTCGGTCGGCATCGACTTCAACCCCGCTGACAAGTCGCTGTGGTTCACCGACAACCAGGTCGACGGAATGGGCGACGATCAGCCTCCCGGCGAGCTGAACCGCATCGCCAGTATGGGACAGAATTTCGGCTTCCCGTATTATGGCGGCGGCACCGTCCGCACGGTCGAGTACAAGGACGATCAGGTTCCGGCCGGCGTCGTCGGGCCGCAGGCCGAAATGGATCCTCATGCGGCGGATCTCGGCATGATGTTCTACACGGGCAAGATGTTCCCGCAGACCTATCAAGGCGGCATCTTCTCGGCCCAGCACGGCTCCTGGAACCGCACCAAACCGGTCGGCGCGAGGATCATGTTCACGCCGATCAAGCAGGACGGGACAGCCGACAAGCCGCAGATCTTCGCGGAAGGATGGCTGACAGACAACGGCGAGTATCTCGGGCGGCCGGTGGACGTCGCCATGCTGCCCGATGGCTCCCTGCTGGTGTCGGACGATACGGCCGGCGCGGTCTACCGCATCTCCTACGAAGGCCGGTAACGATCTCCCGACGGGCGCGCCACGCGGCGCGCCCGCTTCCCATGGGACCATCACGCATGAAGACGAGCCATTTCCTCGCATTCACGGCCATGCTGCTGGGCAGCCTTGCTTGCGGTCCGAGCCAGGCAGGAGACGCCAGGGCCGGGCGCCAGAAGCTCACCACATGTCAGGGCTGCCACGGCCTCGACGGGCTGTCGAAGAACCCCGAGGCGCCGAACCTCGCCGGTCAGGTCGAGACCTATCTCACCAGGAGCCTCGAGGCCTATCGGTCCGGCGAGCGCAAGAACGAGTCCATGAACATTGTAGCGAAGGAGTTGTCCGACGAGGACATCGCCGACGTGGCGGCCTATTACGCGTCGATCCAGGTGGATGTCCTGCCTCCGTGAGAGGCCTCACAAAGTCTCGTAGCCGGCACTCTTTCATCCCGGGCGCCCCTTCGCTATTGTCTCGCCTCCCTCGAGTGGCATGGAGCAGGCGATGGTGGACATCGCGACCCGGGTCTACAACCATACCTGGAAGATCGACCCGATCGTCCGGTCCGTCCTGGATACGGATTTCTACAAGCTTCTGATGGCGCAGACGATCTTTCGCCGCCATCGGGACGTGCAGGTCACGTTCGGCATTCATAACCGCACCACCCGCATCCGACTGGCCGACATCATCGATGCCGGGGAGCTGCGCGAGCAGCTCGACCACGTGCGCAGCCTCTCCCTGACGCGGGGCGAGTCCACCTGGCTTCGCGGCAACACGTTCTACGGCAAGCGGCAGATGTTCTCGCCGGAGTTCATGGACTGGCTCGAAACCTTCCGCTTCCCGGAATACCTGCTCGAGAAGGAGGACGGCCAATATGTGCTGACCTTCCATGGGCCCTGGATCGAAACCACCATGTGGGAGATCCCGGCGCTCGCGATCCTCAACGAGCTGCGCTCCCGCGGCGTGCTCAAGGGCATGGCGAAGTTCGAGCTTCAGGTGCTCTATGCCCGGGCGATGACGCGGGTCTGGGAGAAGATCGAGCGCCTGAGAAAGCTCCCGGATCTGTCCATCTCCGATTTCGGCACGCGGCGGCGGCACGGCTTCCTCTGGCAGGACTGGTGCGTTCAGGCGATGATGGAGGGACTCGGCTCCTCGTTTCTCGGCACCTCCAACTGTCTCATCGCCATGCGCCAGGAGGTCGAGGCCGTAGGCACGAACGCCCATGAGTTGCCGATGGTCTACGCGGCCCTGACCGACAGCGACGAGGAACTGGCGGAATCGCCCTATCGGGTGCTGGCGGATTGGCAGCAGGATTACGAGGGGAACCTGCGCGTCATCTTGCCGGATACCTACGGCACCACGAACTTCCTGCGCAACGCGCCCAACTGGGTGGCGTCCTGGACGGGCATCCGCGTCGACTCGAAGGATCCGATCGAGGGGGGCGAGGAAGCCATCGCGTGGTGGAACGAGCGCGGGCAGAACCCGAAGGACAAGCTCGCGATCTTCTCCGACGGGCTCGACGTGGACGTGATCGAGCGCATCCACCGGCATTTCCGCGGTCGCATGCGCATCGGCTACGGCTGGGGCACGCTGCTCACCAACGATTTCCGCGGCCTTGCGCCCGAGGGAGCCCTCGACCCGATCTCCATCGTGTGCAAGGTGATCTCGGCCGACAGCCGGCCGACGGTGAAGCTCTCCGACAATCCGACCAAGGCCATGGGGCCGAGGGCGGAGGTCGAGCGCTACAAGCGCATCTTCCATGTGGGGCAGCAAACGGCCCAGCCGGTTCTAGTGTGACGGACATGACGATCGATCTCAATTGCGACATGGGTGAAGGATACGGCCCCTGGCCGATGGGCGACGACGAAGCGATGCTCGACATCGTCTCGTCGGCCAACATCGCCTGCGGGTATCACGCGGGCGATCCGTCGATCATGTTCCGCACGGCGGAGATCGCGAAGCGCAAGGGTGTCGCCATCGGGGCGCATCCGGGCTTCAATGACCTTCACGGCTTCGGACGCCGCATGATCCGCGGCGACTCGCCGGCCGAGATCGAGCGCATGGTGGCCTATCAGATCGGCGCCATGCAGGCTCTCGCGGCGCTGGCCGGGCACAAGGTCACCTACGTGAAGGCGCACGGCGCGCTCAACAACATGGCCAACGAGGACATGGAGCTCGCGCTTGCCATCGCCCGGGCCATCAAGGGCGTCGATCGGAGCCTGGTCAATGTCTGCATGCCGGGCCTTCCCATGGAAAAGGCATCCGAGCAGATTGGCGTGAAGGTCGCCCGCGAGATCTTTGCCGACCGCACCTACGAGGACGATGGCACGCTCACCAGCCGGAAGAAGCCGGGTTCCGTGCTGCACGATGCGGAATTCGCCGCCGAGCGCATTCTCCGCGCCGTGCAGGACAGGGCGATCACGACAGTGTCCGGAAAGCGGATCCCGGTCGAGATCGACACGATCTGCGTGCATGGCGACGAGCCGAGCGCCGTCGCCATGGCCCGGACGGTCCGCGCGAATCTGGAGGCAAACGGGATCGCGATCGCGCCGTTCGCATAGGCCCGTTCGACCTTGCGACCTCCGCCTGACACGGTGTCGGAGTGCTCACCTTCGTCGTCATCACCGGCCTTGTGCCGGTGATTCCGATCTCCGGAGACGCCGCACCTTTCGCATCGGGTTGGCCGGGTCAAGCCCGGCCATGACGTCTGAGATTAGTCTTTGAACGCCCTCTCCAGGAAGGGCTCCAGAGCCGCCAGCGTTTCCTCGGGGGCCTCCTCGGCGAGATAATGGCCGCAATCGATGCCGTGGCCTTCCACTCTGCCGGCCCAGTCGCGCCAGACCCCGACGACGTCGTACCACCGCTCGAGCCCGTTCTTCAGGCCCCAGAGCGCCTGCACCGGACAGGCGATGCGGCGGCCGGCCTTCTGGTCTTCCTCGTCGAGGCGCATGTCGATGGTGGCGCCGGCCCGGTAATCCTCGCACATGGCGTGGATCGTCGTCGGATCCGTGTAGCAGCGGCGATATTCCGCGAGCGCCGCCTCGTCGAACAGCGAGCGCCCGCGGCGCAGATAGAACACGTCCGGATCCGACGCGATCAGGCGCTCGGGGATCGGGTGCGGCTGGGCGAGGAAAAACCAGTGCCAGTAGCCCATGGCGAAGGCCATGTCGGTGCGCTGGAAATGCTCGGCCGTCGGGATGATGTCGAGGACGGACAGCGACACGATCCGGTCCGGATGATCGAGCGCCATGCGGTAGGCGCAGCGCCCGCCGCGATCATGCCCGACGACGGCGAAACGCTCGAAGCCGAGAGCCTGCATCGCCTCGACCTGGTCGCGCGCCATGGCGCGCTTGGAATAGGGCTCGTGGTCCGGGGTCGTCGCGGGCTTCGAACTGTCGCCGTATCCGCGCAGATCGGCGCACACGACCGTGTAGGTCTCGGCGAGCTTCGGCGCCACCTTGTGCCACATGACATGGGTTTGCGGATGCCCGTGCAGCAGGAGGACCGGCGGTCCGCTTCCGCCATGGCGGAGGTTGATGACGGCGCCGGAGGTTTCGATCTGTCGGTGTGTGAAGGTCTCGAACATCCCGCCGTTGTATCGGAGCCGGCCCGGATCGTCACCAGGAACGGCGCTCGCCGTTGTCGATATGGATGATCCCGTTGCGATAGATCTTGAGGCCGCCGACCTGGGGATGCGCCCGCAGGTAGGCCATCACGCCCCGCGCCTTCGCCCGCACGCGGAAATCGACCGCGCGGCAGGAGAGGTGCAGGGAGTGGCGGGCGCCGCCGGCGCGCCAATTGCGGCCGCTGCTGCGATGGGTCGACTCGATGCTCACGGGGCCGAACGTCGCGGCGACGGACGCCACCACGTCGCGCAGGTTGCCCGGAATGCAGTGGGTGGGGGCGCTGGCGCGCAGGGTGATCGTTCCCAGGGACACCAGCGACGAGAAACCAGAAATTCCCTTCGCGTCCGGCAGGCTTCCGGTGGCGGCGGGGTCGTCGAGGCGCTCCTGGGACGGCAGGCTGGCGTATTGCGCCGAAGGAATGATCCCGGCGTCCTCATCGCCGGCCTTGAGCGGACCCGGCGACAGTCCCGCCAGAAAGGCCCCGGCCATGACGGCCACCTTCGAGGTCCAGCGAACGCGGCAAACGATGCTCATCGGGTTCTCCCGTACTGAGCCCCTACTTGAGGTCCTGCGCCGGCTCGGTCCCCCCACCGGCTTTCGCTGCTTGTGGATCAGCCACCAAGGGTTGATGTCGCAGCGTTAGGCACGGCTACCTAAGGTTAAGCTTGCCCTAGGCAAGAACACCTAGGGGCGATCAGAGGCGCAAAGGCCACGCTTGGCCGGCAAAGCTTTGCCCTGCAAGGAATCCCGCCACGGGAAATTTCGGGTGAGTTACGGAATAACGGGCTGGAATCTTGCAAAAGCGAGCCGGAATGCACACATCCAGATCCGTTGTGCCGATCATCGGGATCGGCCGCACGGAGACAGGAATGAACACTGCTCGGACCGCCGTTTTCGACGCGATCAAGACCGCCGGACCGACCCGGGCCGATGCGCTCGCGCGCGTCACGCTCGTCGCGAAGTTTCTCGACAACGCCGTGATGATCCCGGGCCTGAACCGGCGCGTCGGCTTCGATGCCGTGCTCGGTCTCGTGCCGGGCGTGGGCGACGCGATCTCGGCCGCGCTCGCCAGCTACATCATCTGGGAGGCGCGCCAGCTCGGCCTGCCGCGCTGGAAGATCGCCCGCATGATCGGCAACGTGGTGGTCGACACGGCGATCGGCGCGATCCCGCTGGCGGGTGACGTATTCGACGTGTTCTTCAAGGCCAACCAGCGCAACCTGCGGATCATCCACGAGCATCTGGGCACGCCCAAGCGCGGACCGCTCGAGATCGACGGCACGGCCGTCCGGGTGGACGAGCGCTGATGAAGCGCTTCCTTTGGATCCTCGCCTGGTTCGCCGTGGCTGTGTGGTCGCTCTTCGCCTGGGGTGCGTACGGTCTCGTCGACTTCTTCGGCGGCGTGGCGGCGCGCCATGCAGACGTCGTGACGGGCCATCCGGAGACGGTCGAGTGGCTGTCCTGGGCGCTCATGACCCTGCGCGGCCTGGGCCTCGGCGCCATCGTGGTGGTGTGGGGCCTCGTCTGCCTGGTGATCCTGGCGGTTCCGGCCGTGCTCGGCCTGTTCTTCGGTGGAGCGCCCCGTGAGCCGCGCGTCGAGGAATGGCGCGGGCCGCGGATCGATCCGCGCCCCAGGACCGTTCCCGCCGGCGCAGCCTCCGATCCGGCGCATCGAGAAGCGATGACGAGAAAGGGCGCAGCGGATGCCGCTTCGCCCTTCGTGTTTGTCGTTGCCGTCTTCCCGTCATCACCGGCCTTGTGCCGGTGATCCCGATCGGTAGAAATCATGGAGCCGACGCTCAGCGGTGGCTCGAGATGAACTGCTTGAAGCGCTCGGATTTCGGAGCGCCGAACACCTGGGCCGGCGCGCCTTCCTCCTCGACCACGCCCTTGTGCAGGAACACGACCCGGTTCGACACGTCGCGGGCGAAACCCATCTCGTGGGTCACCACCAGCATGGTGCGGCCTTCCTCGGCGAGGGAGCGCATGACGCGCAGGACCTCGCCGACGAGTTCCGGATCGAGCGCCGAGGTCGGCTCGTCGAACAGCATCACCTTGGGATGCATGGCGAGCGCCCGGGCGATCGCCGCGCGCTGCTGCTGGCCGCCTGAGAGGTGGGAGGGATACTGGTTGCGCTTGTCGACGATGCCGACCTTCTTCAGCAGTTCCTCGGCCTCGGCGATGCACTCGGCCTTCGGGCGCTTCTGCACGTGAACGGGCGCCTCGATCACGTTCTCCAGGATGGTCATGTGGGACCAGAGGTTGAAGCTCTGGAACACCATGGCGACCCGCGAGCGGATGCGGTCCACCTGCCGCTGGTCGGCCGGCTCCATGCCCTTGCGGCCCTTCCTGAGGCCGATCGTCTCGCCGCCGATGCGGATCTCGCCGGAATCCGGCACCTCCAGCATGTTGATGCAGCGGAGCATGGTGGACTTGCCGGAGCCCGACGCGCCGAGGATCGAGATGACGTCGCCTTCCCGGGCGCTGAGCGACACGCCCTTGAGCACCTCGAGGCTCCCGAAGCTTTTGCGGAGATCGTTGACGGAGACGGCAGCAGCGGACTCGGAAGACAAGGATGCAACTCCGTTAGACATGGGCGGCCTCCAGGCGCGGCTCGATGGCCGGTGGGCGGCGCAGATGGGGCGAGAGCCACCACTCGATGGCCATGATGATGCGCGTGATGATGAAGTTGAGGATCAGGTAGATCAGGCCTGCCACGATGAAGACCTCGACGGCCCGGAAGGTCTGCGAGATCAGCTTTGCGGCGAGTCCCGTCACCTCCATCATGGTGATGATCGAGGCCAGCGACGTGGCCTTGACCATGAGGATGATCTCGCTGCCGTAGGCCGGGAGCGCCTGCCGGACCGCGATCGGGAAGACGATGCGGCGGAAGAGCAGGAAGCCCGACATGCCGCAGGCCCGCGCGGCCTCGACCTGGTTGTGCGGCACCGATTGCAGGCCGCCGCGGAAGATCTCGCTGGCATAGGCGGCCGTGTTGAGGGTGAGTGCCAGCACCGCGCACCAGTAGGGCTCGCGGAAGAAGGTCCACAATCCCCATTCCTGCAAGGTCGGCCGGAACTGGCCGAGGCCGTAATAGATCAGGAAGATCTGCACGAGCAGGGGCGTCCCGCGGAACACGAAGACATAGGCCTGCGCCGGCCAGTCGAGCACCTTGACGCGCGACATGCGCATGAGCGCGAGCAGCATCGCGAAGACGGCCCCGAACGCGACCGCCGTGAACGCCAGGTTCAGGGTGAGGGGCACGCCTCCCATCAGGGTCAGGAAGGTATCCCGCATGAAGGCGAAGTCCATCAGGAAGCCCTCCGCATGCCACGCATCGAATGAGCCTCCGCGCGCTGGAACAGATAGGTCGAAACCCAGGTGATGAGCAGATAGAGGACCGCCGCCGTGATGTAGAAGTCGAACGGGCGGCGGGTGGAGCCGGCCGCGATGTGCGACTGCCGCAGCAGCTCGACGAGGCCCGTCACCGAAATCAGGGCCGATTCCTTCAAGACCAGCTGCCAGGTGTTGCCGA is part of the Microvirga terrae genome and encodes:
- a CDS encoding pyridoxamine 5'-phosphate oxidase family protein, with translation MHQHGHNDPNAGKLYDLIKDVKIAMMTTVDTDGTLHSRPMHSQEADEHGDLWFFTQIQSPKTTELSRDNEVNLAYADPSSQTYVSVTGRAEIVRDKATIEEKWSEPLRAWFPKGVDDPQIALIRVHPAKGEYWDSPSSTLVHLYGYAKAAITGQPPHPGDQAKVNLS
- a CDS encoding DUF4112 domain-containing protein — protein: MNTARTAVFDAIKTAGPTRADALARVTLVAKFLDNAVMIPGLNRRVGFDAVLGLVPGVGDAISAALASYIIWEARQLGLPRWKIARMIGNVVVDTAIGAIPLAGDVFDVFFKANQRNLRIIHEHLGTPKRGPLEIDGTAVRVDER
- the mobA gene encoding molybdenum cofactor guanylyltransferase MobA, yielding MPPTVGVVLAGGLSRRMGGQDKVLLAFEGLTLLEYVAQRLAPQCESLIVNANGEPRRFGTLPFPVVTDSVAGHLGPLAGILTALEWTQAHRPGVEWVVSVPADTPFVPSDLVGRLHEARGESRHTLACASSGEQLHFAVGLWPISLRQDLREMLVKSDIRSIRDWAKRHGYAEASWHTEPRDPFFNINTPDDWVTAKVLLQQERRR
- a CDS encoding YcbK family protein is translated as MSIVCRVRWTSKVAVMAGAFLAGLSPGPLKAGDEDAGIIPSAQYASLPSQERLDDPAATGSLPDAKGISGFSSLVSLGTITLRASAPTHCIPGNLRDVVASVAATFGPVSIESTHRSSGRNWRAGGARHSLHLSCRAVDFRVRAKARGVMAYLRAHPQVGGLKIYRNGIIHIDNGERRSW
- a CDS encoding ABC transporter permease, with the protein product MDFAFMRDTFLTLMGGVPLTLNLAFTAVAFGAVFAMLLALMRMSRVKVLDWPAQAYVFVFRGTPLLVQIFLIYYGLGQFRPTLQEWGLWTFFREPYWCAVLALTLNTAAYASEIFRGGLQSVPHNQVEAARACGMSGFLLFRRIVFPIAVRQALPAYGSEIILMVKATSLASIITMMEVTGLAAKLISQTFRAVEVFIVAGLIYLILNFIITRIIMAIEWWLSPHLRRPPAIEPRLEAAHV
- a CDS encoding c-type cytochrome, coding for MKTSHFLAFTAMLLGSLACGPSQAGDARAGRQKLTTCQGCHGLDGLSKNPEAPNLAGQVETYLTRSLEAYRSGERKNESMNIVAKELSDEDIADVAAYYASIQVDVLPP
- a CDS encoding CsbD family protein; translated protein: MDNDRTEGSMKNIKGRLKEGLGKALGDSKMETEGKMDKAEGKIQNTVGGIKDSLRKST
- a CDS encoding ABC transporter ATP-binding protein, whose translation is MSNGVASLSSESAAAVSVNDLRKSFGSLEVLKGVSLSAREGDVISILGASGSGKSTMLRCINMLEVPDSGEIRIGGETIGLRKGRKGMEPADQRQVDRIRSRVAMVFQSFNLWSHMTILENVIEAPVHVQKRPKAECIAEAEELLKKVGIVDKRNQYPSHLSGGQQQRAAIARALAMHPKVMLFDEPTSALDPELVGEVLRVMRSLAEEGRTMLVVTHEMGFARDVSNRVVFLHKGVVEEEGAPAQVFGAPKSERFKQFISSHR
- a CDS encoding sulfurtransferase TusA family protein gives rise to the protein MTELDLSGLKCPLPVLRTRKALLGMAPGEKLRVVCTDPLAGIDVPNLIRETGDILEEQTQDASRIRFLIRKAGHPE
- a CDS encoding Mrp/NBP35 family ATP-binding protein: MAITREHVLQALSTVMVDAGGTNLVASGRLSDVVVDDASRVMFSITIDPSEAAAMEQVRQAAVTAVQGLPSVKGVFASLTADRPSGSGASPSPAAPQRPRAAAQPRNQRIPGVQHVIAVASGKGGVGKSTTACNLALGLKALGLKVGLLDADIYGPSVPKLLGIHGKPRLLENRVLEPMEAFGLKVMSIGFLVEEEAAMIWRGPMVMSAITQMLREVAWGDLDVLVVDMPPGTGDAQLTMAQATPLAGAVIVSTPQDLALIDARRGVSMFKRVEIPILGIVENMATFICPHCGQSSHIFGHGGAREEARRLDVPFLGEVPLTMTIRELSDSGRPVVVADPDGPHAGIYKDMARQIWTALTGGATARPAPRIVIE
- the pncB gene encoding nicotinate phosphoribosyltransferase translates to MVDIATRVYNHTWKIDPIVRSVLDTDFYKLLMAQTIFRRHRDVQVTFGIHNRTTRIRLADIIDAGELREQLDHVRSLSLTRGESTWLRGNTFYGKRQMFSPEFMDWLETFRFPEYLLEKEDGQYVLTFHGPWIETTMWEIPALAILNELRSRGVLKGMAKFELQVLYARAMTRVWEKIERLRKLPDLSISDFGTRRRHGFLWQDWCVQAMMEGLGSSFLGTSNCLIAMRQEVEAVGTNAHELPMVYAALTDSDEELAESPYRVLADWQQDYEGNLRVILPDTYGTTNFLRNAPNWVASWTGIRVDSKDPIEGGEEAIAWWNERGQNPKDKLAIFSDGLDVDVIERIHRHFRGRMRIGYGWGTLLTNDFRGLAPEGALDPISIVCKVISADSRPTVKLSDNPTKAMGPRAEVERYKRIFHVGQQTAQPVLV
- a CDS encoding PQQ-dependent sugar dehydrogenase, which produces MKFVLLAAVSIVAFASSSFAQPATQSPTGNLEKLTSFQSTGTTEPRPIAQEGRRADAIRKNLEKIQLPAGFKIDLYAIVPDARHMAVGPNAGVVFVGTRKNNVYVVTDRDKDRVADEVKQFAPSVAFKIPNGVCFSRDGMLYVAEQNRVLQFPAAEFFYEGPDVAAFVVAKQGDLIPPSEESFNHTARVCRVGPDNKLYIALGQPFNVPAKDKLDLYKRTGIGGIIRMDQDGKNREVYATGIRNSVGIDFNPADKSLWFTDNQVDGMGDDQPPGELNRIASMGQNFGFPYYGGGTVRTVEYKDDQVPAGVVGPQAEMDPHAADLGMMFYTGKMFPQTYQGGIFSAQHGSWNRTKPVGARIMFTPIKQDGTADKPQIFAEGWLTDNGEYLGRPVDVAMLPDGSLLVSDDTAGAVYRISYEGR
- a CDS encoding LamB/YcsF family protein, translating into MTIDLNCDMGEGYGPWPMGDDEAMLDIVSSANIACGYHAGDPSIMFRTAEIAKRKGVAIGAHPGFNDLHGFGRRMIRGDSPAEIERMVAYQIGAMQALAALAGHKVTYVKAHGALNNMANEDMELALAIARAIKGVDRSLVNVCMPGLPMEKASEQIGVKVAREIFADRTYEDDGTLTSRKKPGSVLHDAEFAAERILRAVQDRAITTVSGKRIPVEIDTICVHGDEPSAVAMARTVRANLEANGIAIAPFA
- a CDS encoding alpha/beta fold hydrolase yields the protein MFETFTHRQIETSGAVINLRHGGSGPPVLLLHGHPQTHVMWHKVAPKLAETYTVVCADLRGYGDSSKPATTPDHEPYSKRAMARDQVEAMQALGFERFAVVGHDRGGRCAYRMALDHPDRIVSLSVLDIIPTAEHFQRTDMAFAMGYWHWFFLAQPHPIPERLIASDPDVFYLRRGRSLFDEAALAEYRRCYTDPTTIHAMCEDYRAGATIDMRLDEEDQKAGRRIACPVQALWGLKNGLERWYDVVGVWRDWAGRVEGHGIDCGHYLAEEAPEETLAALEPFLERAFKD